A window from Aliamphritea hakodatensis encodes these proteins:
- a CDS encoding sodium:solute symporter family transporter, with protein sequence MLAVAYAVYLALLVLIGYLAFRRNEDLSDYLLGGRSLGAWSCGLSAGASDMGAWLVLSLPGLAMTTGFHVLWLVAGLLVGMWLNWVFVARRLRVYSELAGDTLTIPAYLDNRFEDNSRLIRLIAALFILGFMLLYTSAGLLAVGQLLAGVFGWDLRIAIILAALAVASYTLLGGFLAVSWSDVFQALLVLAALLAVPLAVIDDQAHLAASFSALQAANPAMVDIFSNPEGQAISAIGIISLTVWGLGYFGQPHVLARFQAISSKNKIIWARYIAVSWAALVMVGACLTGLLALITLPDSFTDTGGVLTAMLNALFSPWVAALLSLAVLAAIMSSVDSQLMVAASTVAEDCNALFFDREADDGLSADIGRFAVLLLVALAAWLAIGKQADILEYVAYAWAGLGATFGPVMLLSLYWPLMNRAGAVTGMLAGGMTVVVWRQMEGGWFELYELLPGIVAATLVAILMSKLFGPPSKSVRWMFAKVQVKLRD encoded by the coding sequence ATGCTGGCAGTGGCATATGCAGTGTACCTGGCACTATTGGTGCTGATTGGCTATCTGGCGTTCCGGCGTAACGAAGATCTGTCGGATTATCTTCTGGGCGGCCGGAGTCTTGGTGCCTGGTCCTGCGGTTTAAGTGCCGGTGCCAGTGATATGGGGGCCTGGCTTGTACTGAGTTTACCCGGTCTGGCAATGACCACCGGGTTCCATGTGCTCTGGCTGGTGGCGGGGTTGCTGGTGGGCATGTGGCTCAACTGGGTTTTCGTGGCACGCCGCTTGCGGGTGTACTCTGAACTGGCAGGGGATACTCTGACAATTCCTGCCTATCTTGATAATCGTTTTGAAGATAACAGTCGGCTGATCCGGCTGATTGCTGCCCTGTTTATTCTCGGGTTTATGTTGCTCTATACCAGTGCCGGTTTGCTGGCGGTAGGGCAATTGCTGGCCGGTGTTTTTGGCTGGGACCTGCGGATCGCAATTATTCTTGCCGCGCTGGCAGTGGCTTCGTATACCTTGCTGGGCGGGTTTCTGGCGGTATCATGGAGTGATGTCTTTCAGGCATTGCTGGTGCTGGCTGCCTTGCTGGCAGTGCCGCTGGCAGTGATTGATGATCAGGCGCATCTGGCGGCAAGCTTCAGCGCTCTGCAGGCGGCTAATCCTGCGATGGTAGACATATTCAGTAACCCTGAAGGGCAGGCGATTTCAGCCATTGGAATCATTTCCCTGACGGTGTGGGGGCTGGGGTATTTCGGTCAGCCCCATGTGCTGGCGCGTTTTCAGGCGATTTCGTCAAAGAATAAAATTATCTGGGCACGTTATATCGCCGTCAGTTGGGCGGCGCTGGTAATGGTCGGCGCCTGCCTTACCGGTTTGCTTGCACTGATTACGTTACCGGATTCGTTCACGGATACCGGCGGCGTGCTGACTGCTATGCTGAATGCGCTGTTCAGCCCCTGGGTAGCGGCATTATTGTCGCTTGCGGTACTGGCGGCAATTATGAGCAGTGTGGATTCTCAGCTGATGGTGGCGGCGTCGACCGTCGCCGAGGACTGTAACGCCCTGTTTTTTGACCGGGAAGCTGATGATGGTCTGAGTGCTGATATCGGGCGCTTTGCCGTCCTGCTGCTGGTGGCACTGGCCGCCTGGCTGGCGATCGGTAAACAGGCAGATATTCTGGAATATGTTGCCTATGCCTGGGCAGGGCTGGGTGCTACTTTCGGGCCGGTGATGCTGTTGTCTCTGTACTGGCCGCTGATGAACCGTGCCGGGGCTGTGACAGGTATGCTGGCCGGCGGGATGACGGTTGTGGTCTGGCGGCAGATGGAAGGTGGCTGGTTTGAGCTGTACGAGCTGCTGCCGGGAATTGTGGCAGCAACGCTGGTTGCGATTCTGATGAGTAAGCTGTTTGGTCCCCCCAGTAAGTCAGTACGCTGGATGTTTGCTAAAGTTCAGGTAAAGCTACGGGACTGA
- the putA gene encoding bifunctional proline dehydrogenase/L-glutamate gamma-semialdehyde dehydrogenase PutA gives MHPRIQSCREAIREHYLADEAGVISDLIANARLTAADREVISRNAADLVRKVRTGSSPSMMEKFLAEYGLTTKEGVALMCLAEALLRVPDTVTIDALIEDKVATGNWREHLGHSNSSLVNTSTWALLVTGKLLAPSESRSLGQTVKGMVKRLGEPLVRTAVAQAMKELGRQFVLGRDIQEATRRATKLEAQGYSYSYDMLGEAARTDADALRYHRAYSDAISALAQACVHDDIRMNPGISVKLSALHPRYEFAKRERVMEELVERTLSLAVQAKEANMGFNIDAEEADRLDLSLDVIYAVLARPELKGWSGFGVVVQAFGQRASFVLDWLYNCAEELDRKIMVRLVKGAYWDAEIKRAQVLGLDGFPVFTRKLNSDVSYMCCAEKLLGMTDRIYPQFATHNAHSVAAILHLARNVPNDQFEFQRLHGMGESLHDAVLKNQQTRCRIYAPVGAHQDLLAYLVRRLLENGANSSFVNQIVDTRIQPEDIAADPFTAVAALEGKIASQTIPKPADIYGAARKNALGWDITDPLVIAELDEQRAVYKAHQWSAGPMIAGAEPAGNAAAVMNPALDADQVGRVISATSEDVQQAIAAAREGFSEWSALSAQERAAVLNNIADVYEANAAEFFALVCREAGKTMLDAVGEVREAVDFARFYANEAIRIGDQQPGRGVLTCISPWNFPLAIFSGQVLACLAAGNAVLAKPADQTPLIAARAVELMHQAGVPAAALQLLPGSGLEVGVPLTSDSRIDGVCFTGSTATAQSINRVMAKTMAPEAPLVAETGGLNAMIVDSTALPEQVVRDVLISSFQSAGQRCSALRVLYLQEDIAEGLLEMLYGAMDELTLADPWALSSDIGPVIDLAAKQKIDAHCQAFAEQGRMLKRLSVPAEGRFVAPAVIRLDSIAELKEEIFGPVLHVVTFNAEQLDAVVDEINAQGYGLTFGLHTRVNNRVEQVVSRIQAGNMYVNRNQIGAVVGSQPFGGEGMSGTGPKAGGPQYVQRFKQVVPYTGVAEQFAEAVSAQMLQALIADVKQLPVAAPSAVQLAALADACQLPLPELDTEHCMPGPTGELNLLTNHARGVVLCLGPDLASLREQLLMALSQGNAAIAVAPGAAQLADSLPEGFAVKGVSGSLDEVALVGCEGFAAVASQAEPAKLQAYRQALAERGGALLPLLTEPGTVERYVIERHLCVDTTAAGGNASLIAQVE, from the coding sequence ATGCATCCGCGTATTCAATCTTGCCGCGAAGCTATCCGTGAACATTATCTGGCTGATGAAGCCGGGGTGATTTCAGACCTTATTGCCAACGCCCGTCTGACCGCCGCTGACCGTGAGGTCATTTCCCGCAATGCTGCCGATCTGGTACGTAAGGTCCGTACCGGGAGCAGTCCGTCGATGATGGAAAAGTTTCTTGCAGAATACGGTCTCACCACGAAGGAAGGTGTTGCCCTTATGTGTCTGGCTGAAGCGTTGTTGCGGGTGCCGGATACTGTCACCATCGATGCGCTGATTGAAGATAAAGTTGCCACCGGTAACTGGCGTGAACATCTGGGTCACTCTAATTCGTCACTGGTGAACACTTCCACCTGGGCTTTGCTGGTCACCGGAAAACTGCTGGCGCCCAGTGAAAGCCGTTCACTGGGGCAGACCGTCAAGGGAATGGTAAAGCGTTTAGGCGAGCCTCTGGTCCGTACGGCTGTTGCGCAGGCGATGAAAGAGCTGGGGCGTCAGTTTGTACTGGGCCGGGATATTCAGGAAGCGACCCGCCGGGCGACAAAGCTGGAAGCCCAGGGGTACTCTTACTCTTACGATATGCTGGGCGAAGCGGCCCGTACAGATGCTGATGCGTTGCGTTATCACCGTGCCTACAGCGATGCGATCAGCGCGCTGGCGCAGGCTTGCGTACATGATGATATCCGCATGAATCCGGGTATTTCCGTGAAACTGTCAGCGTTACATCCCCGTTATGAATTTGCTAAACGCGAGCGGGTGATGGAAGAACTCGTTGAGCGTACTCTGAGTCTGGCGGTCCAGGCCAAAGAAGCCAACATGGGTTTCAACATCGATGCCGAAGAAGCAGACCGTCTGGATCTGTCGCTGGATGTTATCTACGCCGTGCTGGCTCGCCCTGAACTAAAGGGCTGGAGCGGTTTCGGAGTAGTAGTGCAGGCGTTTGGCCAGCGGGCATCCTTTGTGCTGGACTGGCTGTATAACTGCGCCGAAGAACTGGACCGTAAGATTATGGTGCGTCTGGTAAAAGGTGCTTACTGGGATGCTGAGATCAAACGGGCTCAGGTGCTGGGTCTGGATGGCTTTCCGGTCTTTACCCGTAAGCTGAATTCCGATGTTTCTTACATGTGTTGCGCAGAGAAGTTGCTGGGCATGACTGACCGGATTTATCCGCAGTTCGCCACCCATAACGCCCATTCTGTGGCGGCTATCCTGCACCTTGCCAGAAATGTTCCGAATGATCAGTTTGAGTTCCAGCGGCTGCACGGAATGGGTGAATCCCTGCATGACGCTGTGCTGAAAAATCAGCAAACCCGCTGCCGGATCTATGCACCGGTAGGGGCACATCAGGATCTGCTGGCTTATCTGGTGCGCCGTCTGCTGGAAAACGGTGCAAACAGTTCTTTTGTGAATCAGATTGTGGATACCCGGATTCAGCCAGAAGATATCGCTGCAGATCCTTTTACCGCCGTTGCTGCGCTGGAAGGAAAAATTGCCAGCCAGACCATTCCGAAGCCTGCTGATATTTACGGTGCAGCGCGTAAAAATGCGCTGGGCTGGGATATTACCGATCCGCTGGTGATTGCTGAACTGGATGAGCAGCGGGCCGTCTATAAAGCGCATCAGTGGTCTGCCGGGCCGATGATTGCCGGTGCGGAGCCTGCGGGCAATGCTGCGGCGGTAATGAATCCGGCACTGGACGCTGATCAGGTAGGCAGGGTTATCAGTGCAACCTCTGAAGATGTACAGCAGGCCATTGCTGCCGCCCGTGAAGGCTTCAGTGAATGGTCGGCGTTGTCTGCTCAGGAACGTGCTGCCGTGCTGAATAACATTGCCGACGTGTATGAAGCGAATGCGGCTGAGTTTTTCGCGCTGGTGTGCCGGGAAGCTGGTAAAACCATGCTGGATGCGGTCGGTGAAGTGCGCGAAGCGGTGGATTTTGCCCGCTTTTATGCCAATGAAGCGATACGTATCGGTGATCAGCAGCCCGGCCGTGGTGTGCTGACCTGTATTTCGCCGTGGAACTTCCCGTTAGCCATTTTTTCCGGTCAGGTGCTGGCCTGTCTGGCGGCGGGGAATGCAGTGCTGGCTAAGCCTGCAGATCAGACGCCGCTGATTGCCGCCCGGGCGGTTGAGTTAATGCATCAGGCCGGTGTGCCGGCGGCGGCGTTGCAGCTGTTGCCTGGCAGTGGTCTGGAGGTCGGGGTGCCACTGACTTCCGACAGCCGGATCGACGGTGTTTGCTTTACCGGTTCCACTGCAACTGCTCAGTCTATTAACCGGGTGATGGCAAAAACGATGGCACCAGAAGCGCCGCTGGTTGCCGAAACCGGTGGTCTGAATGCCATGATCGTGGATTCTACGGCACTGCCTGAACAGGTGGTACGTGACGTCCTTATTTCGTCTTTCCAGAGTGCCGGTCAGCGCTGTTCTGCATTACGGGTTCTGTATCTGCAGGAAGACATTGCTGAGGGGCTGTTGGAAATGCTCTATGGCGCAATGGATGAGCTGACGCTGGCTGATCCGTGGGCCCTTTCTTCGGACATCGGACCGGTTATTGATCTGGCGGCCAAGCAGAAGATCGATGCCCATTGTCAGGCGTTTGCAGAGCAGGGGCGTATGCTCAAGCGTTTATCTGTGCCGGCTGAAGGCCGTTTTGTCGCGCCGGCGGTTATCCGTCTGGATTCGATCGCTGAACTGAAAGAAGAGATTTTCGGGCCGGTTTTGCATGTTGTTACGTTCAATGCGGAGCAACTGGATGCCGTGGTCGATGAGATTAACGCGCAGGGCTATGGCCTGACCTTTGGCCTGCACACCCGGGTGAATAACCGTGTTGAGCAGGTGGTCAGCCGGATTCAGGCAGGCAATATGTATGTGAACCGTAACCAGATCGGTGCGGTGGTCGGTTCACAGCCATTCGGCGGTGAAGGCATGTCCGGTACCGGGCCTAAAGCCGGCGGCCCGCAGTATGTTCAGCGTTTTAAGCAGGTGGTGCCTTATACCGGTGTTGCGGAACAGTTCGCTGAGGCGGTTTCAGCGCAAATGCTGCAGGCCCTGATTGCAGACGTTAAGCAGTTGCCTGTCGCAGCTCCTTCCGCTGTGCAGCTGGCCGCCCTTGCTGATGCCTGTCAGTTGCCGCTTCCTGAGCTGGACACAGAGCATTGTATGCCGGGGCCGACAGGTGAGCTTAACTTGCTGACCAACCATGCCCGTGGTGTGGTTCTTTGTCTGGGGCCGGATCTGGCGAGCCTGCGTGAACAGTTACTGATGGCGCTGTCACAGGGGAATGCGGCGATTGCTGTCGCCCCCGGCGCTGCCCAGCTGGCAGATAGCCTGCCGGAAGGTTTTGCAGTTAAAGGTGTCAGTGGCAGTCTGGATGAAGTTGCCCTTGTCGGCTGTGAAGGGTTTGCCGCGGTTGCCAGTCAGGCTGAGCCGGCAAAATTGCAGGCATACCGCCAGGCACTGGCTGAGCGGGGTGGTGCATTACTGCCGCTGCTGACTGAACCGGGTACCGTGGAGCGCTATGTGATTGAGCGTCACCTGTGTGTTGATACAACGGCGGCGGGGGGCAATGCCAGCCTGATTGCTCAGGTTGAGTAA
- the csiR gene encoding DNA-binding transcriptional regulator CsiR, producing the protein MQSDNRDNSAGRVVGDLKQDILQGFFAPGEKLAMARLKARYNVGVGPLREALSQLLIEQLVVVENQRGFRVHPISKEEMLDIYQTRARIEALCVGLAIDQGDDEWEAGILAAAHKMHKFSSAMEADPQEWERRHHEFHSAIVAGCNSPTLLEVRRSLYEKASRYRNLWLTGNMQQTDFFDANRKEHDRLTEALLKRDRDTACQLIEQHLLSPSKALLASQTIPDKTV; encoded by the coding sequence ATGCAGAGTGATAACAGAGACAACAGCGCCGGCCGTGTAGTCGGCGACCTGAAACAGGATATTTTGCAGGGCTTCTTCGCCCCCGGAGAAAAACTGGCAATGGCGCGCCTGAAAGCGCGTTATAACGTTGGCGTAGGCCCTCTCAGGGAAGCCCTTTCACAGCTTCTGATCGAACAACTGGTGGTGGTTGAGAATCAGCGTGGCTTCCGGGTACACCCCATCAGCAAAGAAGAAATGCTCGATATCTATCAGACCCGGGCACGGATCGAAGCGCTCTGCGTCGGTCTGGCAATTGATCAGGGCGATGATGAATGGGAGGCCGGCATTCTTGCTGCAGCCCATAAAATGCATAAATTCAGCTCCGCAATGGAAGCAGATCCGCAGGAGTGGGAACGCCGCCACCACGAATTTCACAGTGCGATCGTTGCTGGATGCAATTCCCCCACGCTTCTGGAGGTCAGGCGCTCCCTGTACGAGAAAGCCTCCCGTTACCGTAACCTGTGGCTGACCGGCAACATGCAGCAGACCGACTTCTTCGACGCCAACCGCAAAGAACACGACCGGCTCACTGAGGCATTACTGAAACGGGATCGTGACACCGCCTGCCAACTCATTGAACAACATCTGTTAAGCCCCAGCAAAGCACTGTTGGCAAGCCAGACAATCCCGGATAAAACAGTGTAG
- the glaH gene encoding glutarate dioxygenase GlaH → MNAVLPDMIATQECCGFTTEPFTDNPRLQVVTIEADVMQRFVEGSEHWPLQALEYKPFLRFAIADFLDELTDNSLAPLLNAIMRSRDTGAFLLKYAAPLTALDGAQATELDIKLSTAVSHLIGVPNHDAMYGKFYARFTVKNTDNSDSYLRQAHRRMELHNDGTYVDERTDFVLMQKLGEANMEGGDSLLLHVDEWQELDKFYHHPLAKQDIFWGAPKSKNVSTKVQHPVFFEEDAQGKPHMLFIDQFAEPQNMAQGRYLYEMGESLEADPNFIRVPLPVGSMLVVQNHCWLHGRDKFVAHPELSRELLRQRGHFYQ, encoded by the coding sequence ATGAATGCCGTACTGCCAGATATGATCGCTACGCAGGAGTGCTGCGGATTTACCACAGAGCCGTTTACGGATAATCCGCGTTTGCAGGTTGTCACTATAGAGGCTGATGTGATGCAGCGGTTTGTGGAAGGGTCGGAACACTGGCCATTGCAGGCACTGGAATACAAACCCTTCCTGCGGTTTGCGATTGCAGACTTTCTGGATGAACTGACGGATAACAGTCTGGCGCCACTTCTGAATGCCATCATGCGCAGCCGGGATACCGGGGCATTTCTGCTTAAATATGCAGCGCCTTTAACGGCGCTGGACGGGGCACAGGCAACCGAGCTGGACATTAAGTTATCCACGGCGGTATCACATCTGATCGGTGTGCCGAACCATGATGCAATGTATGGTAAGTTTTATGCCCGCTTTACCGTAAAGAATACCGATAATTCAGACAGTTACCTGCGTCAGGCCCATCGGCGGATGGAATTGCATAATGATGGTACCTATGTGGATGAGCGAACGGATTTTGTGCTGATGCAAAAGCTAGGTGAAGCCAATATGGAAGGCGGGGATTCCCTGTTACTGCATGTGGATGAGTGGCAGGAGCTGGATAAATTCTATCATCACCCGCTGGCCAAACAGGATATTTTCTGGGGGGCGCCAAAGTCCAAGAACGTCAGCACAAAGGTACAGCATCCAGTATTCTTTGAAGAGGATGCGCAGGGTAAACCGCATATGTTATTTATTGATCAGTTTGCGGAGCCGCAGAATATGGCGCAGGGCCGTTATCTCTATGAAATGGGTGAGTCGCTGGAAGCTGATCCGAATTTTATCAGAGTGCCGTTGCCGGTTGGTTCAATGCTGGTGGTGCAGAATCATTGCTGGCTGCACGGCCGGGACAAGTTTGTCGCCCACCCTGAGCTGAGCCGCGAGCTGCTGCGTCAGCGTGGCCATTTTTACCAGTAA
- the lhgO gene encoding L-2-hydroxyglutarate oxidase — translation MKYDYLVIGGGIVGVSTAWQLQQRFPEKKIVLLEKESAFSQHQTGHNSGVVHAGVYYAPGSLKAKFCKAGVAATLAFCRENDIPFQQCGKLLVATTPLEVERMQALYSRCHDNGIDVELLDAAQLKAEEPNVVGLGAILVNDTAIVDYRLVTARMAARFEALGGHIRLSHEVTALEETPEYVRATAKHNGQTVTFDGEFLVACSGLMADRTTRMLGIDTNFQIIPFRGEYYQLPEQYNDVVKHLIYPIPDPDLPFLGVHLTRMINGTITVGPNAVQGWKREGYGRINFSLRDVADMVCFGGFWRVLKKHFRTGLVETKNSLWKPGYLRLVQKYCPQISVADLQPYPAGIRAQAVMSNGDLVHDFLFADSPRSLHVCNAPSPAATSAIPIGDYICEQVLSRQSSSGQ, via the coding sequence ATGAAATACGATTATCTTGTGATTGGTGGTGGCATCGTCGGAGTATCCACCGCCTGGCAACTGCAGCAGCGCTTTCCGGAAAAGAAAATAGTGTTGCTGGAAAAAGAATCTGCGTTCTCGCAGCATCAGACTGGCCATAACAGTGGTGTGGTGCATGCCGGGGTCTATTATGCCCCCGGCAGCCTGAAGGCAAAATTCTGCAAGGCTGGCGTTGCGGCGACTCTGGCATTCTGCCGGGAGAATGATATCCCCTTTCAGCAGTGCGGTAAGCTGCTGGTTGCCACGACGCCACTGGAAGTGGAACGGATGCAGGCGCTCTACAGCCGCTGTCATGATAATGGTATTGATGTGGAGTTACTGGATGCCGCTCAGTTAAAAGCTGAGGAGCCGAATGTTGTCGGCCTGGGGGCGATTCTGGTGAATGATACGGCAATCGTTGATTACCGCCTTGTCACTGCCCGTATGGCTGCGCGCTTTGAGGCGCTGGGCGGGCATATACGTTTATCCCATGAAGTGACAGCGCTGGAGGAAACCCCGGAATATGTCCGGGCAACGGCGAAGCACAATGGGCAGACGGTCACTTTTGACGGTGAATTTCTGGTCGCCTGTTCCGGCCTGATGGCAGACCGGACGACCCGGATGCTGGGCATCGACACTAATTTTCAGATCATTCCGTTCCGGGGGGAGTATTACCAGTTGCCGGAACAGTATAACGATGTCGTCAAACATCTGATCTACCCGATTCCTGATCCTGATCTGCCGTTTCTCGGGGTACACCTGACCCGGATGATTAATGGTACGATTACCGTTGGCCCAAATGCGGTGCAGGGCTGGAAACGTGAGGGCTATGGCCGGATCAATTTCAGCCTCCGGGATGTCGCAGACATGGTTTGCTTCGGCGGTTTCTGGCGGGTGCTTAAGAAGCATTTCCGTACCGGTTTGGTGGAAACGAAAAACTCTCTGTGGAAGCCCGGTTATCTGAGGCTGGTGCAAAAATACTGCCCGCAAATCAGCGTAGCAGACTTGCAGCCTTATCCGGCGGGTATTCGTGCTCAGGCAGTGATGTCTAACGGTGATCTGGTACATGATTTTCTGTTTGCAGACAGCCCCCGCAGCCTCCATGTGTGCAATGCGCCGTCTCCGGCGGCAACGTCCGCAATCCCAATCGGAGATTATATCTGTGAACAGGTTTTATCCCGTCAGTCTTCCAGCGGCCAGTAA
- a CDS encoding invasion associated locus B family protein — MLRSGMAQVLLLTVCLGLTLSAVNVRAGEVDGKTFRDWLGQCEPMPDGRESCYILQRLQRVNSDSTLMITQVGYHLETKEALVIFHLPPVLDPKEMLLFKTDDNAAISVGYQCNSQRCRGDMILDDRLLSELKKGRQGVVAFVDINNGEQVFFPVSLMGFTAGFKSLQ; from the coding sequence ATGCTTAGATCAGGAATGGCGCAAGTGTTGCTGTTGACGGTATGTCTGGGGCTGACGTTGTCGGCTGTGAATGTCCGGGCAGGAGAGGTTGACGGAAAAACCTTCAGAGACTGGCTGGGGCAGTGTGAGCCTATGCCTGATGGCCGGGAGTCCTGTTATATCCTGCAGCGGCTGCAGCGGGTCAACAGTGACAGCACTCTGATGATCACACAGGTTGGTTATCATCTGGAAACAAAAGAAGCGCTGGTGATCTTTCATTTACCCCCGGTACTGGATCCAAAAGAGATGCTGCTGTTTAAAACCGATGACAATGCCGCTATCAGTGTCGGTTATCAGTGTAATTCACAGCGGTGCCGCGGAGACATGATTCTGGATGACCGATTACTGTCTGAGCTGAAGAAAGGCCGGCAGGGGGTTGTCGCCTTTGTTGATATTAATAATGGTGAGCAGGTTTTTTTTCCGGTATCCCTGATGGGCTTTACCGCTGGTTTTAAGTCTTTGCAGTAG
- a CDS encoding M48 family metallopeptidase translates to MDYQLRRSNRRKTVEIQVRPEGVRVLAPGHISQQWIDSFVASRRGWIETRHAELQRQLQLIEAHKAEITEASQVLYRGSAYPLQVLSDADQSEVSFSDGVVTLQVSRRVRKSREDACRQLLETWLRQQAVAIFDERVAEWSARMALFPASIKVKSFRRKWGCCDSRAEVRFNWLLIMAPDEVIDYVVIHELAHLKHMNHSAAFWSLVSRYCPDYKRWQNWLKQQGATLVLP, encoded by the coding sequence TTGGATTATCAGTTACGGCGCAGCAACCGGCGTAAAACAGTGGAAATTCAGGTGCGCCCGGAAGGGGTACGTGTGCTTGCGCCCGGTCATATCAGTCAGCAGTGGATTGATAGCTTTGTCGCATCGCGCCGGGGCTGGATTGAAACACGTCATGCAGAGCTGCAGCGTCAGTTACAGCTGATTGAGGCCCATAAAGCTGAGATTACTGAAGCCAGCCAGGTTTTATACCGTGGCAGCGCGTATCCTTTGCAGGTTTTATCTGATGCAGATCAAAGCGAAGTCAGCTTTTCTGACGGTGTCGTTACTCTTCAGGTTTCCCGCCGGGTGCGTAAGAGCCGGGAAGACGCTTGCCGGCAATTACTCGAAACGTGGCTCAGGCAACAGGCCGTGGCGATCTTCGACGAAAGAGTGGCCGAATGGTCAGCGCGTATGGCACTTTTTCCTGCATCAATCAAGGTTAAAAGCTTTCGACGAAAGTGGGGTTGTTGCGACTCAAGGGCTGAAGTACGGTTTAACTGGCTGCTGATTATGGCCCCGGATGAGGTGATTGATTACGTGGTAATTCACGAATTGGCTCACTTAAAGCATATGAATCATTCTGCTGCATTCTGGTCGCTGGTGTCCCGGTATTGCCCGGATTATAAACGCTGGCAAAACTGGTTGAAGCAACAGGGCGCGACACTGGTTCTGCCCTGA